From a single Streptomyces sp. NBC_01264 genomic region:
- a CDS encoding alpha/beta hydrolase, whose product MTQSPPAAIDTVDMTWPPPPFQTPVAAVVDVDGVRHFDGVTYATSPGYRPRLLDVHVPAGDGPFPAVVWIHGGGWLDGDRRYPPPTVPVELLHGSVLAAGLALVSIDYRHSLEAPFPAQLHDVKAAIRYVRQFATTLGIDPDRIAVWGESAGGHLAALAGVVGADTPDAVALEGTQGVGAGDTAVRAVVDWYGVSDLVTLAEHPMPAFPPLPGGAEFPDPYEALLGASVAESPELARAASPVTYAVEGSDPPPFLLVHGTLDGLVPYSQSEELATALAKAGGEVLLTPVEGADHIFLGSPDIGRIVADSVAFLVRHLGA is encoded by the coding sequence ATGACGCAATCGCCCCCCGCCGCGATCGACACGGTGGACATGACCTGGCCGCCGCCGCCGTTCCAGACACCCGTCGCGGCCGTCGTGGACGTGGACGGGGTCCGCCACTTCGACGGGGTCACCTACGCGACCTCGCCCGGCTACCGTCCCCGCCTGCTCGACGTCCACGTACCCGCGGGTGACGGCCCCTTCCCGGCGGTGGTGTGGATCCACGGCGGTGGCTGGCTGGACGGCGACCGGCGCTACCCGCCGCCGACCGTGCCCGTCGAGCTGCTGCACGGATCGGTGCTGGCGGCGGGGCTGGCCCTCGTCTCGATCGACTACCGGCACAGCCTGGAGGCCCCGTTCCCGGCCCAGCTGCACGACGTGAAGGCCGCGATCCGCTACGTCCGGCAGTTCGCCACCACCCTGGGCATCGACCCGGACCGGATCGCTGTCTGGGGCGAGTCCGCCGGTGGCCACCTCGCGGCCCTCGCCGGGGTCGTCGGCGCGGACACCCCGGACGCCGTGGCCCTGGAGGGCACGCAGGGAGTGGGCGCCGGTGACACCGCGGTACGGGCCGTCGTCGACTGGTACGGGGTCTCCGACCTGGTGACCCTCGCCGAGCACCCCATGCCGGCGTTCCCGCCGCTGCCCGGCGGAGCCGAGTTCCCCGACCCCTACGAAGCCCTGCTCGGCGCGTCCGTCGCCGAGAGCCCGGAGCTGGCGCGGGCCGCCAGCCCGGTCACGTACGCCGTCGAGGGCTCCGACCCGCCGCCGTTCCTCCTGGTCCACGGGACCCTTGACGGCCTGGTCCCGTACAGCCAGAGCGAGGAACTCGCCACGGCCCTCGCCAAGGCCGGGGGCGAGGTCCTCCTGACCCCTGTGGAAGGCGCCGACCACATCTTCCTCGGCTCTCCCGACATCGGCCGCATCGTCGCCGACAGCGTGGCCTTCCTCGTCCGTCACCTGGGCGCCTGA
- a CDS encoding ATP-binding protein encodes MPTSTPPAIQPAIRPGAVPDAAAADAAATASAAAPRARGFGRWAAEPIAETVPLIRSRVRSVLDGWEICADIADVLLLAASELVGNVVLHAAGAGRLRVEVSLRSGWLQLEVTDGSPSLPRLPQPRGEVDQDSEDGRGLLIVHLMAAEAGGRLSVQADEFGKSVRVRVPAA; translated from the coding sequence ATGCCCACCTCCACACCCCCCGCCATCCAGCCCGCCATCCGGCCCGGCGCCGTTCCGGACGCAGCCGCCGCGGACGCTGCCGCGACCGCGTCCGCGGCCGCCCCCCGGGCCCGCGGCTTCGGCCGCTGGGCCGCGGAGCCCATCGCGGAGACCGTTCCCCTGATCCGCTCCCGCGTGCGCTCGGTGCTCGACGGCTGGGAGATCTGCGCCGACATCGCGGACGTCCTGCTGCTGGCCGCGAGCGAGCTGGTCGGGAACGTCGTCCTGCACGCCGCCGGCGCGGGCCGCCTGCGCGTCGAGGTCTCCCTGCGAAGCGGCTGGCTCCAGCTGGAGGTCACCGACGGATCCCCCTCGCTGCCCCGGCTGCCGCAGCCGCGCGGTGAGGTGGACCAGGACTCCGAGGACGGGCGCGGCCTGCTGATCGTGCACCTGATGGCCGCCGAGGCCGGTGGCCGACTCAGCGTCCAGGCAGACGAGTTCGGGAAGTCCGTACGCGTGCGCGTGCCGGCGGCCTGA
- a CDS encoding FAD-dependent monooxygenase, with amino-acid sequence MRIAVIGGGPGGLYFAALAKQISPHWEVTVWERNAPDDTFGFGVVFSDETLDGIAQADPLAHSAMSAEFARWSDIDVRHRGRTLTSGGHGFAALGRRRLLQILQDRCAALGVDVRYRTQSPAPERLAADYDLVVACDGVRSATRAAYADTFGADLDERAGRYMWLGTDKVFEAFTFIVEEREFGTLQVHAYPYDDTRSTFIVEMDEETWQRGGFAGPAGSTGADLAPGASDEEGIRRCEEILAEHLDGHRLIPNNSKWLRFTTVRNRTWRHGNTVLLGDAAHTAHFSIGSGTKLAMEDALALAACLHEHPDVESALAAYEDERRPVVESTQRAAQASLEWFENIDRYTGQDPHQFAFNLLTRSRRVTYDNLRVRDEEFTTAVNATAPVPPMFRPFRLGGLRLRNRIVVPPMALSTAVDGVPGDFDLVHLGTQSLGGAALVLAGMTAVSADGRTDARCPGLWTDEQEAAWRRITAFAHGQSDTCLGIQLTHAGRRAARGPLLAASPLPWDEDGEVPREAARADMDLVVRDFVRAAERADRAGFDVLELQYGHGHLMSGFLSPLTNRRTDEYGGPVGNRLRFPLEVLDAVRAVWPAGKALLVRVSAADWAEGGLDEADAVHIARALAAAGADAIDVSTGEVVPYERPAFGRSYQTPYADLIRNTTGVAAIAVGAISTYDDVNSVILAGRADLCAVGRAQLHDPLWTLHAAAAQGYRGPAAPWARSWRAGSARPPAARTDRVPPRLELLRRPAAPVHQRWLPRVAAPAL; translated from the coding sequence GTGCGCATAGCAGTCATCGGAGGCGGGCCGGGCGGCCTGTACTTCGCCGCCCTGGCCAAGCAGATCTCCCCGCACTGGGAGGTGACCGTCTGGGAGCGCAACGCTCCCGACGACACCTTCGGCTTCGGGGTGGTCTTCTCCGACGAGACCCTCGACGGCATCGCCCAGGCCGATCCCCTCGCGCACTCCGCGATGTCGGCGGAGTTCGCCCGCTGGAGCGACATCGACGTCCGCCACCGCGGCCGGACCCTCACCTCCGGCGGGCACGGTTTCGCCGCGCTGGGCCGGCGCCGGCTGCTGCAGATCCTCCAGGACCGCTGCGCCGCCCTGGGGGTGGACGTCCGCTACCGCACGCAGTCCCCGGCGCCGGAGCGACTGGCCGCCGACTACGACCTGGTGGTCGCCTGCGACGGCGTGCGCTCGGCCACCAGGGCCGCCTACGCCGACACCTTCGGCGCCGATCTCGACGAGCGCGCGGGCCGCTACATGTGGCTCGGCACCGACAAGGTCTTCGAGGCCTTCACCTTCATCGTCGAGGAGCGGGAGTTCGGCACCCTCCAGGTGCACGCGTACCCGTACGACGACACCCGCTCCACCTTCATCGTCGAGATGGACGAGGAGACCTGGCAGCGCGGCGGGTTCGCCGGGCCGGCCGGATCCACCGGCGCGGACCTCGCTCCCGGGGCCAGCGACGAGGAGGGGATCCGCCGCTGCGAGGAGATCCTCGCCGAGCACCTGGACGGCCACCGGCTCATCCCCAACAACTCCAAGTGGCTGCGCTTCACCACCGTGCGCAACCGCACCTGGCGCCACGGCAACACCGTGCTGCTCGGGGACGCCGCGCACACGGCCCACTTCTCCATCGGCTCCGGCACCAAGCTCGCCATGGAGGACGCCCTCGCGCTGGCCGCCTGCCTGCACGAGCACCCCGACGTGGAGAGCGCTCTCGCCGCGTACGAGGACGAGCGCAGGCCGGTCGTGGAGTCCACGCAGCGGGCGGCGCAGGCCAGCCTGGAGTGGTTCGAGAACATCGACCGGTACACCGGCCAGGACCCGCACCAGTTCGCCTTCAACCTGCTGACCCGCAGCCGCAGGGTCACCTACGACAACCTGCGGGTGCGCGACGAGGAGTTCACCACCGCCGTCAACGCCACGGCGCCCGTCCCGCCCATGTTCCGGCCCTTCCGGCTCGGCGGCCTGCGCCTGCGCAACCGGATCGTCGTACCTCCCATGGCCCTGTCCACGGCCGTCGACGGAGTCCCGGGCGACTTCGACCTCGTCCACCTGGGCACCCAGTCCCTGGGCGGCGCGGCCCTGGTCCTCGCCGGGATGACGGCGGTCAGCGCCGACGGCCGGACCGATGCGCGCTGCCCCGGCCTGTGGACCGACGAGCAGGAGGCCGCCTGGCGGCGGATCACCGCCTTCGCGCACGGCCAGTCCGACACCTGCCTCGGCATCCAGCTCACCCACGCGGGCCGGCGGGCCGCCCGAGGGCCGCTGCTGGCGGCCTCCCCGCTGCCGTGGGACGAGGACGGCGAGGTCCCCCGCGAGGCGGCCCGCGCCGATATGGACCTGGTCGTACGGGACTTCGTGCGCGCGGCCGAGCGCGCCGACCGGGCCGGTTTCGACGTGCTGGAACTCCAGTACGGGCACGGCCATTTGATGTCCGGGTTCCTCTCCCCACTGACCAACCGGCGCACCGACGAGTACGGCGGCCCGGTCGGGAACCGGCTGCGCTTCCCGCTCGAAGTGCTGGACGCAGTACGGGCGGTGTGGCCGGCCGGGAAGGCTCTCCTGGTCCGGGTCTCCGCCGCCGACTGGGCCGAGGGCGGCCTCGACGAGGCGGACGCCGTGCACATCGCGCGCGCCCTGGCCGCGGCCGGCGCCGACGCCATCGACGTCTCGACCGGCGAGGTCGTCCCGTACGAGCGCCCGGCCTTCGGCCGCAGTTACCAGACCCCGTACGCCGACCTGATCCGCAACACCACCGGGGTGGCGGCCATCGCCGTCGGTGCGATCTCCACCTACGACGACGTGAACTCGGTGATCCTGGCGGGCCGCGCCGACCTGTGCGCGGTGGGCCGTGCCCAACTCCACGATCCCCTGTGGACCCTGCACGCGGCCGCGGCCCAGGGGTACCGCGGACCGGCCGCGCCCTGGGCCCGGTCCTGGCGGGCCGGCAGCGCCCGGCCGCCGGCCGCGCGCACCGACCGGGTGCCGCCGCGCCTCGAACTGCTGCGGCGGCCCGCCGCACCGGTGCACCAGCGATGGCTGCCGCGCGTCGCCGCGCCGGCCCTCTGA
- a CDS encoding carbon-nitrogen hydrolase family protein yields MDTRDTRPPNDLPRFTAAAVQAAPVYLDPAATVDKAVALIAEAAGRGAELVVFPEAFVPGYPYWNWTMNPVQGSPWFERLQRASIDVPGPHVDTLRAAARQYGVVLVIGVNERAPHSLGVLYNTLLTIGPDGELLGVHRKLVPTWAERLTWTGGDGSSLRVHQTPVGPVGALACGENTNTLARFALLAQGELVHAACYIALPVAPADYDMAEAIAVRTAAHSFEGKVFSVVACSTVSPEIIDAVAGEDEAVRALFARPRSALSGIFGPDGRPVTEPLVDVEGIVYAEIDLNRCIQPKQMHDITGHYNRFDVFRLEVDNRPRQPVTFTVPHTALPPTATPEEDA; encoded by the coding sequence ATGGACACCCGTGACACCCGTCCCCCGAACGACCTGCCCCGTTTCACCGCGGCCGCCGTACAGGCCGCTCCGGTCTACCTCGATCCCGCCGCCACCGTCGACAAGGCCGTCGCCCTGATCGCGGAGGCCGCCGGGAGGGGCGCCGAACTCGTCGTCTTCCCGGAGGCGTTCGTCCCCGGATACCCGTACTGGAACTGGACGATGAACCCGGTCCAGGGTTCGCCCTGGTTCGAGCGCCTGCAGCGCGCCTCCATCGACGTCCCCGGCCCGCACGTCGACACCCTGCGCGCGGCGGCCCGCCAGTACGGGGTCGTCCTGGTCATCGGCGTCAACGAACGCGCCCCGCATAGCCTGGGCGTGCTCTACAACACGCTGCTGACCATCGGCCCCGACGGCGAACTGCTCGGCGTGCACCGCAAACTGGTGCCCACCTGGGCGGAGAGGCTCACCTGGACCGGCGGCGACGGCAGTTCGCTGCGCGTCCACCAGACCCCCGTCGGCCCGGTCGGCGCCCTCGCGTGCGGGGAGAACACCAACACCCTGGCCCGTTTCGCGCTCCTGGCCCAGGGCGAACTGGTGCACGCGGCCTGCTACATCGCCCTGCCCGTGGCGCCCGCCGACTACGACATGGCCGAGGCCATCGCCGTCCGCACCGCGGCCCACAGCTTCGAGGGCAAGGTGTTCTCCGTCGTCGCCTGCTCCACCGTGTCCCCCGAGATCATCGACGCGGTCGCCGGTGAGGACGAGGCGGTCCGGGCCCTGTTCGCCCGGCCGCGCAGCGCCCTGTCGGGCATCTTCGGCCCCGACGGCCGCCCGGTCACGGAGCCGCTCGTCGACGTCGAGGGCATCGTCTACGCCGAGATCGACCTGAACCGGTGCATCCAGCCCAAGCAGATGCACGACATCACCGGGCACTACAACCGCTTCGACGTCTTCCGCCTCGAAGTGGACAACCGGCCGCGGCAGCCGGTCACCTTCACCGTCCCGCACACCGCCCTGCCGCCCACCGCCACCCCCGAGGAGGACGCATGA
- a CDS encoding cupin domain-containing protein yields the protein MTTEQDDTALGRARVSDTPELTAYYGELEALEAGALWTVANDIEPWYPQPKSAPVLWRYEELRPLVHKALGLVRADDAGRRVVMLVNPGRRDVSAAAGLLYTGLQIMGPGEAMTAHRHQAAALRFVHEGTGAWTIVDGQKLKVGPRDFAITPNGTWHEHGNDATDAPVIWQDGLDIPLVNALDAGFYEVHPELYQRPGKVVNSSVLTYAANLLPYGSEKWTRPYSPLLAYPWEQTYEALRALASATDGSPYDGVIAEYTNPVTGGSVMPTMSAHMQLLRPDQATLAHRHTGSVIYTAAKGRGVSVVAGQRFEWKQGDVFCVPSWAWHEHRNLDPSEDACLFSFNDFPVMRSLGFHREEAHPDNGGHQRAS from the coding sequence ATGACCACCGAACAGGACGACACCGCGCTCGGCCGCGCCCGGGTGTCCGACACCCCCGAGCTCACCGCCTACTACGGCGAGCTCGAAGCCCTGGAGGCGGGTGCGCTGTGGACGGTGGCCAACGACATCGAGCCCTGGTATCCGCAGCCCAAGTCCGCTCCCGTGCTGTGGCGTTACGAGGAGCTGCGGCCCCTCGTCCACAAGGCGCTCGGCCTGGTCCGGGCCGACGACGCGGGCCGACGCGTCGTGATGCTGGTCAACCCCGGCCGCAGGGACGTCAGCGCCGCCGCCGGACTGCTCTACACCGGCCTGCAGATCATGGGTCCCGGCGAGGCCATGACCGCCCACCGCCACCAGGCCGCGGCGCTGCGCTTCGTGCACGAGGGCACCGGGGCGTGGACGATCGTGGACGGCCAGAAGCTGAAGGTGGGCCCGCGCGACTTCGCCATCACCCCGAACGGCACCTGGCACGAGCACGGCAACGACGCCACCGACGCGCCGGTGATCTGGCAGGACGGCCTCGACATCCCGCTGGTCAACGCCCTGGACGCCGGGTTCTACGAGGTCCACCCCGAGCTGTACCAGCGGCCCGGGAAGGTGGTCAACTCCTCGGTCCTGACCTACGCCGCGAACCTGCTCCCGTACGGCTCCGAGAAGTGGACCCGGCCGTACTCCCCGCTGCTGGCCTACCCCTGGGAGCAGACCTACGAGGCCCTGCGCGCTCTGGCCTCGGCCACCGACGGCTCCCCGTACGACGGCGTCATCGCGGAGTACACCAACCCGGTGACCGGCGGCTCGGTGATGCCCACCATGAGCGCCCACATGCAGCTGCTGCGCCCGGACCAGGCCACCCTGGCCCACCGCCACACCGGGTCGGTGATCTACACGGCGGCCAAGGGCCGCGGGGTGTCGGTGGTCGCCGGGCAGCGCTTCGAGTGGAAGCAGGGCGACGTGTTCTGCGTCCCGTCGTGGGCCTGGCACGAGCACCGCAACCTCGACCCGTCCGAGGACGCCTGCCTGTTCTCCTTCAACGATTTCCCCGTGATGCGCTCCCTCGGCTTCCACCGCGAAGAGGCACACCCGGACAACGGCGGTCACCAGCGCGCCTCTTGA
- a CDS encoding fumarylacetoacetate hydrolase family protein, whose translation MRLVTYTTAPMTGTADRLGAQADGLVYDLAALARHAGVDLPADLLSFVRAGAPAREAAARLLAGDPADRPAGAVHRLEDVTLRAPLRPGKIIGVGLNYVEHVEESSRSLDTDKDLPPRPVLFSKPATAVTGPGAPILHNADLTAQLDWECELAVVIGTTAFRVTEEEAYGHIFGYSVVNDISARDQRRSGQWFFSKGQDSYAPFGPAVVTADEVPDPMDLDLELRVNGVTKQKSNTRHMLFPIARLIADISSGVTLEPGDVIATGSPSGVGAGMVPPEFLVPGDTVEATVEVVGTLSNPVVDAR comes from the coding sequence ATGCGTCTGGTGACCTACACGACCGCGCCGATGACCGGAACCGCCGACCGTCTGGGCGCCCAGGCCGACGGCCTGGTGTACGATCTCGCGGCCCTCGCCCGGCACGCGGGCGTCGACCTGCCCGCCGACCTGCTCTCCTTCGTCCGGGCCGGCGCTCCCGCCCGCGAGGCGGCCGCCCGCCTGCTGGCCGGCGACCCCGCGGACCGGCCCGCGGGGGCCGTCCACCGGCTGGAGGACGTGACCCTGCGCGCCCCGCTGCGCCCCGGCAAGATCATCGGGGTCGGGCTGAACTACGTGGAGCACGTGGAGGAGTCCAGCCGGAGCCTGGACACCGACAAGGACCTGCCCCCGCGTCCGGTGCTGTTCAGCAAGCCCGCCACCGCCGTCACCGGCCCCGGGGCGCCGATCCTGCACAACGCCGACCTCACGGCGCAGCTCGACTGGGAGTGCGAGCTCGCCGTGGTCATCGGAACGACCGCCTTCCGGGTGACCGAGGAGGAGGCGTACGGCCACATCTTCGGCTACAGCGTCGTCAACGACATCAGCGCCCGCGACCAGCGCCGTTCGGGGCAATGGTTCTTCTCCAAGGGGCAGGACTCCTACGCCCCGTTCGGCCCGGCCGTGGTCACCGCGGACGAGGTCCCGGACCCGATGGACCTCGACCTCGAACTGCGGGTGAACGGGGTCACCAAGCAGAAGTCCAACACCCGCCACATGCTGTTCCCCATCGCACGGCTCATCGCCGACATCAGCTCGGGCGTGACCCTGGAGCCCGGTGACGTCATCGCGACCGGCTCGCCCTCCGGCGTGGGGGCCGGCATGGTCCCGCCCGAGTTCCTCGTGCCCGGCGACACCGTCGAGGCCACCGTCGAGGTCGTCGGAACGCTCTCCAACCCCGTCGTCGACGCCCGCTGA